One Ilumatobacter coccineus YM16-304 genomic window, CGCGAGTTCCATACGCCGACCGTATGCGCCCGTGCGGCGTCGACCCAAGGGCGGGCCTCGCGCTCGTGTGGTCCCGGTTCGCGGTGTCGTGACTGCGTCGGCCATGATCGTGCCCATGAGCACCACGTTTCCGAACCGAGTCACCGAGATGCTGGGCGTCGAACTGCCGATCGTGCAGGCCCCGATGGGTTGGATCGCGCGCGCCCAACTCGCCTCGGCGGTGTCGAACGCGGGTGGCATGGGCATCATCGAGACCTCGTCTGGCGAGCTCGATGCGGTGCGCGGCGAGATCGCGAAGATGGCCGATCTGACCGACAAGCCGTTCGGCGTCAACATCGCCCAGGCGTTCGTTCGCGATCCCGACATCGTGCAGTTCGTGATCGACCAGGGCGTCAACTTCGTCACCACCTCGGCCGGCAACCCGACGAAGTACACCTCCACGCTGAAGGACGCCGGCCTCACGGTGTTCCACGTCGTGCCGACCCTCCACGGCGCGCTCAAGGCCGTCGAAGCCGGTGTCGACGGTCTGGTCGTCGAAGGGGGAGAGGGCGGTGGCTTCAAGAACCCTCGCGACGTGGCGCTGATGGTCCTCCTACCGCTCATCGCATCGAAGGTCGACGTGCCGATCATCGCCGCGGGCGGCATGATCGACGGTGCCTCGATGGCCGCGGCGCTGGCACTCGGCGCCGAAGGCATCCAGATGGGCACGCGCATGGTGTCGGCCGCCGAGTCACCGGTCCACGACAACTGGAAGCAGTCGATCGTCGAGGCCGCCGAGACCGACACGGTGTTCCTCAACCGCCACACGTCACCGGCGCTGCGGGCACTGCGCACCGAGCGGAGCGAAGCGCTCGAGTACGACACCGAGACCAACGCCATGTCGGCGCTCGCGGGCACGGCGCTCGACCTCTACTTCGGCGGCGACATGAACTCGAGCCTGGCGCTCACGGGCCAGGTCGCCGGCCGCATCGACTCGGTCGAGCCGGTCGCCGACATCCTCCAGAGCTGCGCCGCCGAGTGTCGCGAGATCCTCGCCCAACTCGCCGGCCGCTACACCGACTGACCGACCTGGTCATCTCCATCCCGGATCACAAAGTTGATTACATCGCTCCGGGAGCAACGTAACCAACTCGCGCCTCGCTGGCCGCTACACCGACTGACCGACCTGGTCTTTTCCATCCCGGCTGAGCAAAGTTGGTTACATCGCTCCGGGAGCAACGTAACCAACTCGGATGGCGAAGTTGATTACATCGCTCCGGGAGCAACGTAACCAACTCTGCTCAGCCGCGGGCGTCGTCGGCGCGGACGAGGCGGCCGTGCGCATCGACGGGGAGCCCGTTGAGCAACGCCACGGCGATCGCCGAGCAGATGAAGCAGGCCCCGATCGCCCAGCGGTAGCTGTCGGTCTGGTCGATGATCCACCCGGCCGTCGGCGGTCCGATGAGGCCGCCGAGGCCCGGTCCGGTGTACAGCAGCCCGAGAATCGACCCCAGACCGGCTACGCCCATGCGATCGGAGATCACGATCGGGCCGAGGGCGACGAAACCGCCGTAGCCGACCCCGAGCACGAGCACGAAGACCACCAGCAGCGGATACGACGCACCGGCGAAGAACCACACCACGAAACTGCAGCCCTGGATGATGAAGCAGGTTCGGTACAGGCGGAACGATCCGAACCTACGGACCAGCGATCCGAATCCGATCCTCGACAGCACGCTCGACCCGCCCAGCACGCCGACCAGCACCGCAGCGGCGACCGAGCTGACGTCGCGCTCCTTCGCGTACTGGCCGACGAACACGAACGGGACGAACAGCGACAGCCCGAGGAAGAACGCCGACACCAACACCTGCCGGAAGACCGGGCTGGCGGCGGCGTCGGCGAAGCGGGAGGGCTGCGGCGAACCGTCGCCCGGCGGACGGTCGACGAGCGGGATGCACAACAGCAGCACCGCGGCCCCGGCGAAGGCGAACACGACGTAGGTGTCACGCCAACCCCAGCGGTCGATGAGCGCGGCCGACAGCGGTGACAACACGAGGGTGCCGACGCCGATCCCGGCGACCGCCAACCCGACCGCCACGGCTCGCTGTCGATCGAACCATCCGCCGACGACCGCGACCATCGGGACGTAGCCACAGGCCGCCGCCACACCGACTCCGGCGCCGTAGGTGACGTAGCCGAGGCCGAGCGAATCGACGCGGCTGGTGGCGAAGAGCCCGACGAACAGCGCGACGGCGCCGATGACCAGCACCAACCTCGGGCCGAACCGGTCGGACAACCGACCCGTGATGATGCCGAGCCAGAAGAACGAGAACGTCGTGATCCCGAAGATGACGGCGGTGGCGCTGCGCGCGGCACCGAACTCCTCGCTCATCGACTCGAAGAAGGCGCCGAAGCTGTAGGCGATGCCGAGTGTCGTCGCCGACGAGAAGAATGCTGCGACGACGGTCAGCCAAGCACGGCGTGAATCCACGCCGTGCCGCTGATCGGCGTCGGGAGCGATCAGATGTCGAGACCCTTCGCTGCGAGCGGCGTCATCAGCGTGATCTCGGGAGCGCCGGCGAGGAGTCCGCCGAACTTGCCCATCGCTGCCTTCATCCCGTCGCCCTTGCCATGGATGGCGAGCGCTTCGCCGTCCTGGTACATCTCGAAGAAGTAGTAGACGCCGTCCTGGTCGTTGGCGCGGTGCGCGCTGTAGATCTCGAGGCCGTCTTCTTCGACGGAGGCGTCGCACACGCCCTGGAGCACCGTTTCGAGTTCGTCGTTCTTGCCCTCGGCGGCGGTGAGCTTTGCAATCAGTGTGATCTTCGACATTCGCCGACAGTACCCAGTCAGGTCAGCGCGCCGAGTATCCAGAGTGTCGACATGGCGGCCACGAACGTCCAGATGAGGTTGCGACGCCACACGGCGACACCGGCGGCGACCAGCAGCGCGGCGGCTTCGGCGAACTCGACGGAACCGACGCCATCGTCGCCGACGGCGAGGTTGACGGTGAGCGCAGCGAGCACGGCCGGCCCGACGTACTGCAACGACCGCTCGACCGACGCGGGGAGCGAGCGGTCGGCGAGCAGCAGGATCAGGCCGCCACGAGCCGCGTACGTTCCCGCTGCAGCAACGAACAGCACGAAGAGGGCGCTCGACGTGCTCACGGTGTCACCTCGGCGTGCGGAGCGTCGGATTCGGGACGTGTGTCGCCGCTGCGCCGTGCCATCACCTGCTCGGCCACCGCTCC contains:
- a CDS encoding AzlD domain-containing protein, which codes for MSTSSALFVLFVAAAGTYAARGGLILLLADRSLPASVERSLQYVGPAVLAALTVNLAVGDDGVGSVEFAEAAALLVAAGVAVWRRNLIWTFVAAMSTLWILGALT
- a CDS encoding putative quinol monooxygenase, whose translation is MSKITLIAKLTAAEGKNDELETVLQGVCDASVEEDGLEIYSAHRANDQDGVYYFFEMYQDGEALAIHGKGDGMKAAMGKFGGLLAGAPEITLMTPLAAKGLDI
- a CDS encoding MFS transporter, whose translation is MDSRRAWLTVVAAFFSSATTLGIAYSFGAFFESMSEEFGAARSATAVIFGITTFSFFWLGIITGRLSDRFGPRLVLVIGAVALFVGLFATSRVDSLGLGYVTYGAGVGVAAACGYVPMVAVVGGWFDRQRAVAVGLAVAGIGVGTLVLSPLSAALIDRWGWRDTYVVFAFAGAAVLLLCIPLVDRPPGDGSPQPSRFADAAASPVFRQVLVSAFFLGLSLFVPFVFVGQYAKERDVSSVAAAVLVGVLGGSSVLSRIGFGSLVRRFGSFRLYRTCFIIQGCSFVVWFFAGASYPLLVVFVLVLGVGYGGFVALGPIVISDRMGVAGLGSILGLLYTGPGLGGLIGPPTAGWIIDQTDSYRWAIGACFICSAIAVALLNGLPVDAHGRLVRADDARG
- a CDS encoding NAD(P)H-dependent flavin oxidoreductase, encoding MIVPMSTTFPNRVTEMLGVELPIVQAPMGWIARAQLASAVSNAGGMGIIETSSGELDAVRGEIAKMADLTDKPFGVNIAQAFVRDPDIVQFVIDQGVNFVTTSAGNPTKYTSTLKDAGLTVFHVVPTLHGALKAVEAGVDGLVVEGGEGGGFKNPRDVALMVLLPLIASKVDVPIIAAGGMIDGASMAAALALGAEGIQMGTRMVSAAESPVHDNWKQSIVEAAETDTVFLNRHTSPALRALRTERSEALEYDTETNAMSALAGTALDLYFGGDMNSSLALTGQVAGRIDSVEPVADILQSCAAECREILAQLAGRYTD